The proteins below come from a single Gavia stellata isolate bGavSte3 chromosome 8, bGavSte3.hap2, whole genome shotgun sequence genomic window:
- the NEMP2 gene encoding nuclear envelope integral membrane protein 2, translated as MDVIQKRDENCYCYVQNRTIHFQYVWSTLQVKVNSREMFRFEPISEKSNCRNSETVFEFALCAVQVFWKPEASTETFISIKQYGEDICFKIQPFKTEPYTVSVKREMLDGKLLFLFVAGIFLFHFANSLSRSTKFFYLSGIILGVLALLVFVLLTLKRFIPRRSTFWILMSGCWMSSLYFIYCFKENMQWLWSEHRNYLLGYVLAVGIASFATCYQHGPLTTELSITLFTWTLQLTAFVLIYCGVTIPQVAYAVIAVSLCSKGLCYPLDAACHIGRKMKNHFKSKKLVFKCLTEEEYREQGETETIRALEELRSFCRNPDFPSWLAVSKLQSPHRFAGFVLGSPHVSPAETKAHDEEYGIGSFFLEEQLFETRAESEQDDPANSIHEGDEEDEDEMHKRISFPYATELL; from the exons ATGGATGTCATCCAGAAACGGGATGAAAACTGTTATTGCTATGTGCAAAACAGAACCATTCACTTCCAGTACGTTTGGTCGACTCTTCAG gtAAAAGTTAACAGCAGAGAAATGTTCAGGTTTGAGcctatttcagaaaaaagcaacTGTCGTAATTCAGAAACTGTTTTTGAGTTTGCTCTGTGTGCTGTTCAAGTCTTCTGGAAACCAGAGGCATCTACAGAAACTTTCATAAGCATAAAACAATATGGAGAGgatatttgtttcaaaatacagcCCTTCAAAACTGAACCGTACACTGTGAGTGTGAAACGAGAAA TGCTAGATGGAAAgctcttgtttttgtttgtagctggaatttttctgttccattttgcAAACAGCCTGAGCAG GAGTACCAAGTTCTTTTACCTTTCTGGAATAATACTGGGTGTTCTTGCTCTGCTAGTCTTTGTCCTGTTGACACTTAAAAGGTTTATTCCAAGG CGCAGTACCTTCTGGATCTTAATGAGTGGCTGCTGGATGTCCTCTCTCTATTTTATTTACTGCTTCAAAGAGAATATGCAGTGGTTGTGGTCTGAGCACAGAAACTACTTGTTGG GGTATGTTCTGGCTGTTGGAATTGCCAGCTTTGCCACTTGCTATCAGCATGGACCGCTTACCACTGAACTGAGCATAACCTTGTTCACGTGGACGCTACAATTAACAGCCTTTGTCTTGATTTATTGTGGTGTCACCATACCTCAAGTTGCGTATGCAGTAATAGCAGTCAGCCTCTGTTCAAAAGGCCTGTGTTACCCCCTTGATGCTGCTTGCCACATAGGCAG AAAAATGAAGAACCACTTTAAATCAAAAAAGTTAGTGTTTAAATGCCTTACTGAAGAGGAGTATCGAGAACAAGGTGAAACAGAAACTATCAGAGCTCTGGAGGAGTTACGCTCATTCTGCAGGAACCCTGACTTTCCATCATGGTTAGCTGTATCCAAACTCCAGTCCCCACATAG GTTTGCAGGTTTTGTTCTGGGATCTCCCCACGTCTCACCTGCAGAAACAAAGGCGCATGATGAGGAATACGGCATTGGGAGCTTCTTCCTGGAAGAGCAGCTCTTTGAGACAAGGGCAGAATCTGAGCAAGATGATCCAGCCAATTCCATCCATGAAGGAGAtgaggaggatgaagatgaaATGCATAAACGAATTTCATTTCCATATGCTACTGAGTTGCTCTGA